In Paenibacillus sp. G2S3, a single window of DNA contains:
- a CDS encoding polysaccharide deacetylase family protein encodes MSSKAVWKGDINQALCAFTFDDGPSQLPVELWLDVLEEEDAVGTFFFTGEWMDRYPEKARLILSRGHVLAPHTYHHRRMAQVPKGVFLEQLKLTELAYQDATGLPSPNFMRFPYCSYREENLDWLIEWGGYLDIEGVDCGDWSGISAEEIVARVEPTLENGTIVVMHSNDVAKGSPDALRTLIQIAKQRGLESVGVPEILGSIGAEVNYRPWKIVVDVPAELDHPVEKWVPLENSKQLADLATQTTEWNIPQYTLHFTSEKEWLEHLESPLEEAQVTEDRELFTIRQFDGSYWGYVRAGVVDNTLVLLDYAAKEAQADTLVYLLRWAADTSIRLGLTRIEARLNIRKMSEMCRQLGWQSEIVEDQ; translated from the coding sequence ATGTCATCTAAAGCAGTTTGGAAAGGCGATATCAACCAAGCACTATGCGCCTTTACATTTGATGATGGGCCTTCTCAGCTTCCCGTTGAATTATGGCTTGATGTTTTGGAGGAGGAAGATGCTGTAGGCACCTTCTTCTTCACTGGGGAATGGATGGATCGGTATCCAGAGAAGGCAAGATTAATCCTGTCCCGGGGTCATGTGCTTGCTCCGCATACGTATCATCATCGGCGAATGGCCCAAGTGCCAAAGGGGGTATTCTTAGAGCAGCTGAAGCTGACTGAGCTGGCCTATCAGGATGCAACGGGTCTTCCTTCTCCCAATTTCATGCGGTTTCCATACTGCTCCTACCGGGAAGAGAATCTCGATTGGCTGATAGAATGGGGCGGTTATCTGGATATTGAAGGCGTTGATTGCGGAGATTGGTCAGGTATTTCTGCAGAAGAGATCGTTGCCAGAGTTGAACCTACGCTTGAGAATGGAACCATTGTAGTCATGCATAGTAATGATGTTGCAAAGGGTTCACCGGATGCACTGAGAACACTTATTCAGATCGCCAAGCAAAGAGGCTTGGAAAGTGTCGGCGTACCTGAGATCCTAGGATCCATTGGCGCAGAAGTAAACTACAGACCTTGGAAAATAGTCGTAGACGTTCCTGCGGAGTTAGATCATCCCGTGGAAAAATGGGTGCCTTTAGAAAATAGTAAGCAGCTGGCCGACCTCGCGACCCAGACTACCGAGTGGAACATTCCGCAATATACACTGCATTTCACTTCTGAAAAGGAGTGGCTGGAGCATCTGGAAAGTCCGCTAGAAGAGGCTCAGGTTACAGAGGATCGTGAGTTGTTTACCATACGACAATTTGATGGCAGCTATTGGGGATATGTACGCGCCGGTGTCGTAGACAATACCCTTGTATTATTAGACTATGCAGCTAAAGAAGCGCAGGCTGATACCTTGGTATACTTACTTCGCTGGGCCGCGGATACTTCAATCAGACTGGGCTTAACCCGGATTGAGGCTAGGCTGAATATTCGCAAAATGAGCGAGATGTGCAGACAGCTAGGCTGGCAGTCAGAGATAGTAGAAGATCAATAA